A single window of Micrococcaceae bacterium Sec5.1 DNA harbors:
- a CDS encoding tyrosine recombinase XerC encodes MDAESLPASLKSAVEGFERYLHGERARSAHTVRAYLADVYSLLGFAVQEGIRDLDQLELGSLRRWLGAQSEAGMARSTLARRAATARSFTKWALREELIATDPALRLQAPKRGKSLPGVLQQQQILRVVDSLDAAATDGGPLALRDRAMVELLYATGVRVGELAGLDIDDMDPDRRTLRVIGKGNKERTVPFGVPAALAIDDWLRRGRPALVTATSGPALFLGVRGNRVDPRQVRAVVAALLGALGDTAATGPHALRHSAATHLLDGGADLRAVQEILGHSSLATTQIYTHVSVDRLRKSYQQAHPRA; translated from the coding sequence GTGGACGCAGAATCATTGCCAGCATCGCTAAAGAGCGCAGTGGAGGGTTTCGAACGCTACCTCCACGGTGAACGCGCGAGGTCGGCACATACTGTCCGCGCATATCTGGCGGACGTGTACAGCCTCCTCGGATTCGCGGTCCAGGAGGGAATACGCGATCTCGATCAATTGGAGTTGGGTTCGCTCCGCCGATGGCTGGGTGCGCAAAGTGAAGCCGGGATGGCCCGGTCAACTCTTGCCCGCCGTGCCGCCACGGCCAGGTCGTTTACCAAGTGGGCTCTGAGGGAGGAACTCATCGCCACGGATCCAGCCCTTCGTTTGCAAGCTCCTAAACGCGGGAAATCGTTGCCTGGAGTCCTCCAGCAGCAGCAAATTCTCAGGGTCGTGGATAGCCTTGACGCTGCTGCGACAGACGGAGGTCCCCTGGCCCTTCGGGATCGTGCAATGGTGGAGCTGCTGTACGCAACCGGTGTGCGCGTGGGGGAGCTTGCCGGGCTGGACATCGATGATATGGATCCGGATAGAAGGACCCTTCGTGTCATCGGCAAGGGAAACAAGGAGCGTACCGTTCCTTTCGGAGTTCCAGCTGCCCTTGCAATCGACGATTGGCTCCGCCGGGGACGCCCGGCGCTGGTAACTGCCACGAGCGGCCCGGCTCTGTTCCTGGGCGTAAGGGGAAACCGCGTTGACCCACGCCAGGTCCGTGCCGTTGTAGCCGCCCTCCTGGGGGCGCTTGGCGATACCGCTGCAACGGGGCCCCACGCCTTGAGACATAGCGCTGCAACGCATTTGCTGGATGGTGGGGCTGATCTTCGGGCAGTGCAGGAAATTCTTGGGCACAGTAGCCTCGCCACTACCCAGATCTACACCCACGTTTCTGTGGACAGGCTTCGGAAGAGCTATCAGCAGGCCCACCCCCGGGCCTGA
- the dprA gene encoding DNA-processing protein DprA, which produces MTTEGARGTVLGKLEKERLARAALARLMEPQDSVGLALVHAVGPVDALGIVTGELAAGPRLEQEISALLTESGGPASWPGLTASKRRWAPRVPDLAPDRDLETMRRLGGRLIVPGDELWPEQLSDLGLQEPLCLWWRGHEQPLPSTRQTIALVGSRDSTSYGASVTGDLAYGLAQRGYCVVSGGAYGIDAHAHRGALRGGVANVPTIAIMAGGVDRFYPSGNEDLLRAVANQGAVISEVPPGSAPTRYRFLQRNRLIAALAAVTVVVEARWRSGALNTAHHAESIGRVVAAVPGSIHSANSAGCHRLLRDGVAICVTDVGEIAELAGRNGEVMVSEKDSPAAPHDGLSLEDLILLDALPLRSASSVEKLTVVAGLSPDSVRAGLGRLGLLGLASSERGAWKRTKNA; this is translated from the coding sequence ATGACAACCGAAGGCGCAAGGGGAACCGTGTTGGGGAAGCTGGAAAAGGAAAGGCTTGCACGGGCAGCATTGGCCCGTCTGATGGAACCACAGGATTCCGTGGGGCTCGCCTTGGTTCATGCTGTTGGACCCGTTGATGCGCTGGGTATCGTGACAGGCGAACTCGCTGCAGGTCCGCGCCTTGAACAAGAGATCTCCGCTTTACTGACCGAAAGCGGAGGCCCGGCTTCCTGGCCGGGGCTCACGGCCAGCAAGCGACGATGGGCTCCACGTGTTCCGGACCTCGCGCCGGACCGTGACCTGGAGACGATGAGGCGGCTCGGAGGCCGCCTGATTGTTCCCGGCGACGAGCTTTGGCCCGAGCAGTTGTCCGACCTCGGCCTCCAGGAGCCTTTATGCCTGTGGTGGCGCGGACACGAGCAGCCCCTTCCCTCAACGCGGCAGACCATCGCGTTGGTGGGGTCCAGGGACAGCACGAGCTATGGAGCGTCCGTGACTGGGGATCTTGCCTACGGCTTGGCCCAACGTGGATACTGCGTTGTTTCCGGGGGAGCCTACGGCATTGACGCCCACGCCCACCGTGGGGCCCTCCGTGGTGGGGTGGCAAACGTACCGACCATTGCCATCATGGCTGGGGGAGTGGACCGCTTCTATCCCTCCGGGAACGAGGATCTTCTTCGTGCCGTGGCCAACCAAGGAGCCGTGATTTCGGAGGTTCCACCCGGATCCGCCCCTACAAGGTACCGATTCCTGCAGCGAAACCGCCTCATTGCTGCGCTCGCGGCTGTCACGGTGGTCGTGGAGGCACGTTGGCGGTCAGGCGCATTGAACACAGCCCACCACGCTGAGAGCATAGGGCGGGTAGTGGCAGCTGTCCCCGGATCCATTCACAGCGCGAACTCGGCAGGTTGCCATAGGCTGCTCCGGGATGGCGTGGCGATCTGTGTGACGGACGTCGGAGAAATTGCTGAACTGGCCGGCCGGAATGGCGAGGTGATGGTCTCGGAGAAGGACTCGCCGGCCGCACCGCATGATGGCTTGTCCTTGGAAGACCTGATTCTCCTGGACGCCTTGCCGCTTCGATCGGCAAGTTCCGTGGAGAAACTCACGGTGGTTGCAGGCCTCAGCCCGGACTCTGTGCGTGCGGGCTTGGGTCGATTGGGACTGCTGGGTCTCGCATCCTCCGAACGGGGGGCCTGGAAGCGCACCAAGAATGCCTAG
- a CDS encoding YifB family Mg chelatase-like AAA ATPase — translation MGVGRSYCIALVGLNGYIVEVEADIGQTLPAFVILGLPDAALNEAKERIRSAAQNSGIPLSRRKITANLIPASLPKRGSGFDLAITMAVLRAAEDIRSIDGTVFIAELGLDGRLRPVRGILPAVMAAVQAGYPEIVVAEANVAEATLVPGAHVRGYRTLARLAYDFGADPKELALDYDPPAGDPGDENDDAVGIVPYLSDVSGQSEARRALEVAAAGSHHMLLTGPPGAGKTMLAERLPGLLPDLADKAAMEVTAIHSLAAVRSSTGTLLRRPPFENPHHSATAAAIIGGGSGLPRPGAASRAHRGVLFLDEAPEYERRVLDALRQPLESGELVIHRSAGTAAYPARFQLVLAANPCPCGKASGKGMDCTCTAIMRRRYFGRISGPLLDRVDIQLQVERVSLADFGQAGTEEGTEAVAGRVLAARQRQADRLGAFGIETNSQVPGRTLRGELRLPPGATRILDTALERGILTARGYDRVLRLAWTLADLDHSKTPTADHIGQALGLRQATAMA, via the coding sequence ATGGGGGTTGGGCGCAGCTACTGCATTGCCCTGGTTGGACTCAATGGCTACATCGTCGAGGTAGAAGCCGATATCGGCCAAACCCTCCCCGCATTCGTGATTCTGGGGCTACCCGATGCCGCCCTTAATGAAGCCAAAGAACGAATTCGGTCCGCCGCACAAAACTCGGGAATTCCTCTGAGCCGGAGGAAGATCACAGCCAATCTCATTCCAGCATCCTTGCCCAAACGTGGTTCGGGCTTTGACCTTGCCATCACCATGGCTGTTCTCCGTGCTGCGGAGGATATTCGTTCGATCGATGGAACAGTCTTCATTGCTGAGCTGGGTTTGGACGGCCGGCTCCGTCCGGTGAGGGGCATCCTCCCAGCCGTGATGGCTGCCGTTCAGGCGGGGTACCCGGAGATCGTCGTCGCCGAGGCAAACGTCGCCGAGGCAACGTTGGTACCGGGTGCTCATGTCAGGGGATACCGGACTCTCGCCCGGCTTGCCTACGACTTCGGTGCCGACCCCAAAGAACTCGCCCTGGACTACGACCCGCCCGCGGGTGATCCCGGAGATGAAAATGATGACGCAGTGGGCATCGTGCCTTATCTTTCCGACGTTTCGGGGCAATCAGAGGCTCGGCGCGCGCTGGAAGTCGCAGCTGCAGGCAGCCACCATATGCTCCTGACCGGTCCACCGGGTGCCGGTAAGACGATGCTCGCGGAGCGTTTGCCAGGACTCTTGCCGGATCTTGCGGACAAGGCAGCAATGGAGGTTACTGCCATTCACTCCCTGGCAGCGGTCCGCTCGTCAACCGGCACGTTGCTGCGGAGGCCGCCGTTCGAGAATCCCCACCACAGTGCCACCGCAGCTGCGATCATCGGCGGAGGCTCTGGACTTCCGCGCCCCGGAGCTGCCTCGCGGGCACATCGCGGAGTCCTCTTCCTTGATGAGGCTCCCGAGTATGAACGACGCGTCCTGGATGCCCTTCGGCAGCCCTTGGAGAGCGGCGAACTGGTGATTCACCGCTCGGCAGGGACAGCGGCGTACCCCGCGCGGTTTCAACTGGTCCTGGCAGCCAATCCTTGCCCATGCGGCAAAGCCTCGGGCAAGGGGATGGACTGTACCTGCACTGCAATAATGCGCAGGCGGTACTTCGGCCGCATATCGGGTCCCCTCCTGGATCGCGTCGACATACAACTCCAAGTCGAACGCGTGTCCCTCGCCGATTTTGGGCAGGCAGGCACGGAAGAGGGAACGGAAGCTGTTGCGGGACGGGTACTGGCTGCGAGGCAGAGACAGGCCGATCGCTTGGGGGCTTTTGGCATTGAAACCAATTCCCAAGTGCCGGGACGCACCCTGCGCGGGGAACTGAGGCTGCCACCGGGCGCCACCCGCATCCTGGACACGGCACTGGAGCGGGGCATCCTCACAGCCCGAGGCTATGACCGTGTCCTTCGGTTGGCGTGGACACTGGCAGACCTGGACCATAGCAAGACTCCTACTGCAGACCACATCGGACAAGCGCTCGGCCTCCGGCAAGCAACGGCGATGGCATGA
- a CDS encoding YraN family protein, which produces MMLMRAKDILGRNGEALAAGFLEDQGMRIVDRNWRCADGEIDIVALEGDTLVVAEVKTRSSLDYGHPFEAVGPAKLGRLHRLASSWCREHEVNAPRRRIDVVSVIHDGIGDPQLEHLRGVG; this is translated from the coding sequence GTGATGCTCATGAGAGCAAAAGACATTCTTGGCCGTAACGGCGAGGCGTTGGCGGCAGGATTCCTGGAAGACCAGGGCATGCGTATTGTCGATCGCAATTGGCGGTGCGCCGATGGTGAAATCGACATCGTGGCACTTGAGGGTGACACCCTGGTGGTGGCGGAGGTAAAGACCCGCAGCAGCCTGGACTATGGACATCCCTTTGAGGCAGTAGGTCCGGCCAAGCTGGGACGCCTGCATCGGCTCGCTTCATCGTGGTGCCGGGAACATGAAGTGAATGCTCCACGAAGACGCATTGATGTGGTCTCGGTCATCCACGACGGCATTGGGGATCCCCAACTGGAACACCTGAGGGGTGTTGGCTGA
- a CDS encoding DUF2469 domain-containing protein has protein sequence MSAEDLENYETDMELQLYREYRDVVGLFSYVVETERRFYLANHVDLQARSADGEVYFDLTLQDAWVWDVYRSARFVKNVRVITFKDVNVEELPRNEDLALPKDGGLGDLGDLGN, from the coding sequence ATGAGCGCCGAGGACCTTGAGAACTATGAAACCGACATGGAGCTTCAGCTCTACCGTGAATACCGGGACGTTGTCGGTTTGTTCAGCTACGTTGTCGAAACTGAGCGGCGTTTCTACCTGGCCAACCATGTTGATTTACAAGCCCGCAGCGCAGACGGCGAAGTCTATTTTGATCTGACCCTGCAGGATGCCTGGGTTTGGGATGTTTATCGTTCAGCCCGCTTCGTGAAAAATGTCCGGGTCATTACCTTCAAGGACGTCAACGTCGAGGAACTTCCACGAAATGAAGATCTTGCGTTGCCCAAAGATGGTGGCCTCGGGGATCTGGGAGACCTCGGTAACTAG
- a CDS encoding ribonuclease HII, which yields MASTRLKTKTPTEVPTLDVERSFLSSGVRLLAGVDEVGRGALAGPVSVGIAVVNLADHALLADVRDSKLLKPEDRDRLEPLVRDWAVASAVGHASAREIDDVGIIAALRLAGTRAWFEILAGGITPDVVLLDGSHNWLSPEVQASLFDTANTGPWCEAPVHTKVKADMSCLSVAAASVLAKVARDRIMVDLHAEVPAYGWNENKGYATAAHRDVIRLQGPSAYHRTSWNLTGPDVV from the coding sequence ATGGCAAGCACCCGGCTGAAAACCAAGACACCAACCGAAGTTCCGACCCTGGACGTCGAGCGTTCCTTCCTGTCTTCCGGGGTGCGTTTGCTGGCCGGCGTGGACGAGGTCGGCAGGGGCGCGCTGGCTGGCCCCGTCAGTGTGGGAATCGCCGTGGTCAACCTCGCGGATCATGCCCTGCTGGCGGATGTGCGGGACAGCAAGTTGCTCAAGCCCGAGGACCGTGACAGGTTGGAGCCTTTGGTCCGTGACTGGGCCGTAGCATCCGCAGTTGGACATGCCTCCGCCCGGGAAATCGATGACGTCGGCATCATAGCCGCCCTGCGCCTGGCGGGAACACGGGCCTGGTTTGAGATTCTGGCCGGTGGCATCACGCCTGACGTCGTGTTGTTGGACGGCAGCCACAACTGGCTTTCTCCGGAAGTTCAAGCTTCGTTGTTCGATACCGCGAACACGGGGCCCTGGTGTGAAGCGCCGGTGCACACAAAGGTAAAAGCGGATATGAGCTGTCTCAGCGTGGCCGCCGCCAGTGTTTTGGCAAAAGTAGCCCGCGATCGAATCATGGTTGATCTCCACGCTGAAGTACCGGCCTACGGCTGGAACGAAAACAAGGGTTACGCCACAGCAGCGCATCGCGACGTGATCAGGCTGCAGGGACCCAGTGCCTATCACCGGACGAGCTGGAACCTAACTGGGCCGGACGTGGTCTAA
- the lepB gene encoding signal peptidase I, with protein MPDKVPENPERHDDDARLSDGTGGVAGVAEPSPVADAAADAGNKTDEAEKPRRNPALGWLKEIVTVVAIAVVLSFLIKTFLFRAFYIPSESMESTLDVNDRIFINLLVPEPFALERGDVVVFKDSQGWLPAVLKKPAGPLDWVGDTLEFVGLAADDNEQHLVKRVIGLPGDHVSCCDAQGRVSINGTPVDETYINPTEVPQPNPFDIIVPEGKVWVMGDNRNHSADSRAHQEVNGGFINIEDVEGKATVIAWPVNRWTVLDNYPDVFKNVPAGTSGK; from the coding sequence ATGCCGGACAAAGTTCCCGAGAATCCCGAGCGACACGACGACGACGCGCGGCTCTCGGACGGAACGGGTGGCGTCGCTGGAGTGGCTGAGCCCAGCCCGGTCGCCGACGCTGCCGCCGATGCCGGCAACAAAACCGACGAGGCCGAGAAGCCCCGCAGGAACCCTGCCCTGGGATGGCTGAAGGAAATCGTCACAGTCGTGGCCATTGCCGTAGTGCTCTCCTTCCTTATCAAGACGTTCCTTTTCCGGGCGTTCTACATTCCTTCTGAATCCATGGAAAGCACCTTGGACGTCAATGACCGCATCTTCATCAATCTGCTGGTGCCGGAGCCCTTCGCCTTGGAACGGGGCGACGTAGTGGTCTTCAAGGATTCGCAAGGTTGGCTTCCGGCGGTTCTGAAAAAACCGGCAGGCCCCCTTGATTGGGTAGGCGACACTTTGGAATTCGTTGGGTTGGCCGCTGACGACAACGAGCAGCACCTGGTCAAGCGCGTGATTGGGCTTCCGGGTGATCACGTTTCCTGTTGTGACGCGCAGGGTCGAGTCAGCATCAATGGCACCCCGGTGGACGAAACGTACATCAACCCCACGGAAGTGCCACAGCCCAACCCGTTCGACATCATCGTTCCAGAGGGCAAGGTCTGGGTCATGGGAGACAATCGCAATCACTCGGCCGATTCCCGCGCGCACCAGGAAGTCAATGGTGGTTTCATTAATATCGAGGACGTTGAAGGCAAAGCCACGGTCATAGCCTGGCCCGTCAACCGGTGGACGGTGCTGGACAATTACCCGGATGTCTTCAAGAACGTTCCTGCGGGCACGTCAGGAAAGTAA
- the lepB gene encoding signal peptidase I, translating to MDTSERQPRKQGWRFVLLALVLAVAISGLVRSLWIDVYYIPSESMEPLLGTGDRILVSRTAFTSEPIQRGDVVVFDGRGSFAPLSSGKGPLVDAIAAAGQWFGLTGSDTTYVKRVIGVPGDHVQCCSSEGRLTVNGQVLEEPYVYPGDEPSKQKFDVVVPEDRLWLMGDHRSRSADSRGLLGAPGGGMVPFDRVIGRPVQIIWPLDRFAEVPRSVQAEPSKNGQ from the coding sequence ATGGACACATCAGAACGCCAGCCCCGGAAACAGGGCTGGCGTTTTGTTTTGCTGGCATTGGTCCTTGCCGTAGCCATCAGCGGCCTGGTCCGCTCCTTGTGGATCGACGTCTACTACATTCCCTCCGAGTCCATGGAGCCGTTGCTTGGCACTGGGGACAGGATCCTGGTTTCGCGGACGGCATTCACCTCAGAGCCCATCCAGCGTGGAGACGTGGTTGTCTTTGATGGGCGTGGATCATTCGCCCCGCTCAGCAGCGGTAAGGGTCCTCTTGTCGACGCGATTGCAGCGGCGGGCCAATGGTTCGGGCTCACTGGGAGCGATACAACATACGTGAAGCGTGTCATTGGGGTTCCGGGTGACCACGTTCAGTGCTGTTCCTCCGAGGGGCGCCTCACAGTGAACGGTCAGGTACTTGAGGAACCCTATGTGTACCCCGGGGACGAACCCAGCAAACAGAAGTTCGACGTCGTGGTCCCCGAGGACCGGCTCTGGCTGATGGGCGACCACCGATCCCGCTCTGCTGATTCCCGCGGATTGCTGGGAGCACCCGGCGGGGGAATGGTCCCGTTTGACCGGGTGATCGGCAGACCAGTCCAGATCATCTGGCCCCTTGATAGATTTGCAGAGGTGCCTCGCTCCGTGCAGGCCGAACCATCGAAGAACGGACAATAA
- the rplS gene encoding 50S ribosomal protein L19: MHILDSVDAASLRNDVPEFRAGDTLKVHVNIIEGKNSRVQVFQGFVLGRQGDGVRETFTVRKVSFGVGVERTFPVHSPIIDKIEVVTKGDVRRAKLYYMRALRGKAAKIKEKRDFAK; the protein is encoded by the coding sequence ATGCATATCCTCGATAGCGTAGATGCAGCCTCGCTGCGTAACGATGTTCCCGAGTTCCGCGCGGGTGACACCCTCAAGGTTCACGTCAACATCATCGAAGGCAAGAACTCCCGTGTCCAGGTATTCCAGGGCTTCGTCCTGGGCCGCCAGGGTGACGGCGTTCGCGAAACCTTCACCGTACGCAAGGTTTCCTTCGGTGTCGGCGTAGAGCGTACCTTCCCGGTACACTCCCCGATCATCGACAAGATCGAGGTCGTCACCAAGGGTGACGTCCGCCGCGCCAAGCTTTACTACATGCGCGCACTGCGCGGTAAGGCAGCGAAGATCAAGGAAAAGCGCGACTTCGCCAAGTAA
- the trmD gene encoding tRNA (guanosine(37)-N1)-methyltransferase TrmD: MRIDVVSIFPEYLAPLELSLIGKARQDGLLELNVHDLRTFTTDKHRTVDDTPYGGGAGMVMKPEPWAQALESVSGPGEGTKPVLIVPSPAGERFTQALAYELAEEEQLVFACGRYEGIDERVIDWAQEHFTVRPVSLGDYVLNGGEVAVLAMVEAIGRLLPGVVGNPESLIEESHSDGLLEYPVYTKPSSWRDHEVPPILLSGNHGKIAQWRRHEQFRRTAERRPDLLEHFDAGQLSRADRNALADLGYDVVDGRLRRRTESNTSPTRL; the protein is encoded by the coding sequence ATGAGGATCGATGTCGTCAGCATCTTCCCTGAGTACCTTGCCCCGCTTGAACTTTCGCTGATAGGCAAGGCCCGCCAGGATGGGCTCCTGGAACTTAACGTCCACGACCTCCGGACGTTCACTACTGACAAGCACCGGACCGTGGATGACACTCCTTATGGGGGCGGTGCCGGCATGGTCATGAAGCCAGAGCCGTGGGCGCAGGCGCTCGAATCGGTTTCCGGGCCTGGTGAAGGCACCAAACCTGTCCTGATAGTGCCGTCGCCGGCAGGGGAGAGGTTTACCCAGGCCCTTGCCTACGAGCTCGCCGAAGAGGAACAGCTGGTCTTTGCCTGCGGTCGGTACGAGGGAATCGATGAGCGCGTCATCGACTGGGCGCAAGAGCACTTCACAGTGAGGCCTGTAAGCCTTGGCGACTACGTTCTCAATGGCGGCGAAGTTGCTGTCCTGGCCATGGTTGAAGCAATCGGCCGTTTGCTTCCAGGCGTGGTGGGCAACCCGGAATCCCTCATTGAAGAGTCACACTCGGACGGCCTCCTGGAGTATCCGGTGTATACCAAGCCATCCTCCTGGCGGGACCATGAGGTGCCCCCTATCCTGCTTAGCGGTAATCACGGGAAGATTGCCCAGTGGCGGCGTCATGAACAGTTCCGCCGCACTGCTGAACGCCGTCCGGATCTGCTTGAGCACTTCGACGCCGGTCAGTTGAGTCGCGCGGACCGCAACGCACTCGCGGACCTGGGTTACGACGTCGTGGATGGTCGCCTGCGCCGCCGCACGGAAAGCAACACGTCACCGACGCGACTGTAG
- the rimM gene encoding ribosome maturation factor RimM (Essential for efficient processing of 16S rRNA) has protein sequence MQLQVARIGKPHGIRGEVTVQVLTDAPSERFVAGTEFVVEPASAGPLTIRSARWNKDILLLGFEEIADRNAAEAIRGAKLFIETEELDDEDDDEGWYEHELVGLEARVGSQIVGKVAALTTLPVQDLLTVKTDEGKEILVPFVDEIVPEVNIEDGFILITPPAGLFEINDDTAGESKDGAGDDA, from the coding sequence ATGCAGCTCCAGGTGGCCCGGATCGGCAAACCCCATGGCATACGCGGCGAGGTGACGGTGCAAGTGCTCACCGACGCCCCCTCCGAGCGCTTTGTCGCCGGAACCGAGTTCGTCGTGGAGCCGGCCTCTGCTGGCCCGCTGACTATCCGCAGCGCGAGATGGAACAAAGACATCCTGCTGCTGGGCTTTGAAGAGATTGCGGATCGCAACGCCGCCGAGGCAATCCGTGGTGCGAAGCTTTTCATCGAAACCGAAGAACTCGATGACGAAGACGACGACGAGGGCTGGTATGAGCACGAACTCGTTGGGCTGGAGGCGCGGGTTGGCTCACAGATTGTGGGCAAGGTGGCCGCGCTGACCACACTGCCGGTTCAGGACTTGTTGACGGTCAAGACGGATGAAGGGAAGGAAATTCTGGTTCCTTTCGTCGATGAAATCGTGCCTGAGGTCAACATTGAGGACGGGTTCATTCTCATCACTCCGCCTGCAGGTCTCTTCGAAATCAACGATGACACGGCAGGGGAGTCCAAGGACGGCGCCGGGGATGATGCCTGA
- a CDS encoding RNA-binding protein has protein sequence MLAEALEHLVRGIVDSPEDVKVSARNNRRGESLEVRVHQEDLGRVIGRQGRTARALRTVVAALAGGEQVRVDVVDTDRRR, from the coding sequence TTGCTGGCAGAAGCGCTCGAGCACTTGGTCCGTGGGATCGTTGACAGCCCTGAGGATGTCAAGGTCAGTGCCAGGAACAACCGCCGCGGGGAATCCCTTGAGGTGCGTGTTCACCAGGAGGACCTCGGACGGGTGATCGGCCGCCAGGGACGCACCGCACGTGCATTGCGCACTGTGGTTGCAGCCTTGGCAGGTGGCGAGCAGGTCAGGGTCGACGTCGTCGACACCGATCGTCGCCGGTAA
- the rpsP gene encoding 30S ribosomal protein S16, with protein MAVKIRLKRFGKMRAPYYRIVVMDARAKRDGRAIEEIGKYHPTEEPSYIEVASERAQYWLSVGAQPTEQVAAILKITGDWQKFKGLPGQEGTLKTKAPKEAFVAPEKGSVIIPEAITKKAKKDEAEAPAEAEAETTEAE; from the coding sequence GTGGCCGTAAAGATTCGCCTTAAGCGCTTCGGTAAGATGCGCGCACCGTACTACCGCATTGTCGTCATGGATGCCCGCGCCAAGCGCGATGGCCGTGCCATTGAAGAAATCGGCAAGTACCACCCCACCGAAGAGCCGTCGTACATCGAGGTCGCTTCCGAGCGCGCCCAGTACTGGCTTTCCGTTGGCGCCCAGCCGACCGAGCAGGTTGCCGCGATCCTCAAGATCACCGGTGACTGGCAGAAGTTCAAGGGCCTGCCGGGCCAGGAAGGCACCCTGAAGACCAAAGCTCCGAAGGAAGCCTTCGTAGCCCCGGAGAAGGGTTCCGTCATCATTCCGGAAGCCATCACCAAGAAGGCCAAGAAGGACGAAGCCGAAGCTCCGGCCGAGGCTGAAGCAGAGACCACCGAGGCTGAGTAA
- a CDS encoding VOC family protein — MTTTSNQDLLPAELTMGTVMLKVGDMRVMSDYYQRALGLEIVAEQDGGLYLGRVGKPVVHLAPAAGLQIPGRGEAGLFHTAILFQDQPSLAATIATAAEYEPRAFVGSADHLVSEAFYFTDPEGNGIELYYDKPRDVWQWDGKNVVMDNVALPPQRFLQQHLSEAAVTGQRKAAAGVGHVHLQVGDVQTAQDFYVDTLGFERTAGWHGQALFVSAGGYHHHMAMNVWNSRGAGPRRDTLGLGEVLIEVPTADDVAALADRLKVASVANRHTGLELQFEDPWRNKLRVAVR, encoded by the coding sequence ATGACCACGACATCCAATCAGGACCTCCTTCCTGCCGAACTCACTATGGGCACCGTCATGCTCAAGGTTGGCGATATGAGGGTGATGAGTGACTACTATCAGCGTGCCCTGGGTTTGGAGATCGTGGCCGAGCAGGATGGCGGGCTGTACCTGGGGCGGGTGGGCAAGCCAGTAGTCCATCTCGCTCCCGCAGCCGGCCTGCAGATTCCAGGCCGTGGGGAAGCCGGGCTTTTCCATACAGCCATCCTGTTCCAGGACCAGCCTTCCCTGGCGGCCACCATTGCCACGGCCGCAGAGTATGAGCCGCGCGCTTTTGTGGGCAGTGCCGACCATTTGGTGAGCGAAGCGTTCTACTTCACGGATCCGGAAGGCAACGGCATTGAACTCTATTACGACAAGCCGCGCGATGTCTGGCAGTGGGATGGCAAGAATGTGGTGATGGACAATGTTGCTTTGCCGCCCCAGCGTTTCCTCCAGCAACACTTGAGTGAGGCTGCCGTGACTGGCCAGCGGAAAGCCGCTGCCGGCGTCGGGCACGTGCACCTTCAGGTAGGCGACGTGCAGACTGCCCAGGATTTTTATGTGGACACCCTGGGTTTTGAGAGGACGGCGGGCTGGCACGGGCAGGCGTTGTTTGTTTCTGCGGGCGGCTACCACCACCACATGGCGATGAACGTGTGGAACAGCCGCGGGGCCGGGCCCCGCAGGGATACCCTGGGCCTGGGCGAGGTCCTGATCGAAGTTCCGACTGCCGATGACGTCGCCGCACTGGCTGACCGGCTGAAAGTTGCGTCCGTGGCGAACCGCCACACGGGCCTGGAGCTGCAGTTCGAAGACCCTTGGCGCAACAAGCTGCGCGTGGCAGTGCGCTAA